One segment of Mycobacterium spongiae DNA contains the following:
- a CDS encoding ABC transporter permease produces the protein MNFLHQALSYLFTAAHWTGPVGLLVRTAEHLGYTGLALVASALIAVPMGLLIGHTGRGTVVVVCAVNGLRALPTLGVLLLGVLVFGLGLGPPIVALMLLGIPALLAGTYAGIANVDPLVVDAARAMGMTESQVLLRVELPNALPLLLGGLRSATLQVVATTTVAAYASLGGLGRYLIDGIKERQFHLALVGALMVAALALILDCLLALVVWASVPGTGRLRRAATGRGDSHKDAVADNPGATDEHVLR, from the coding sequence ATGAATTTCCTGCACCAAGCGCTGAGCTATCTGTTCACCGCAGCCCACTGGACCGGCCCGGTCGGCTTACTCGTCCGCACCGCCGAACACCTGGGGTACACCGGGTTGGCGCTGGTTGCGTCGGCGCTGATCGCGGTGCCGATGGGGCTGCTGATCGGGCACACCGGCCGCGGCACCGTGGTGGTGGTCTGCGCGGTCAACGGGTTGCGCGCGCTGCCGACGCTGGGGGTGTTGTTGCTGGGAGTCCTGGTGTTCGGGCTGGGTCTCGGGCCGCCGATCGTGGCGCTGATGCTCCTGGGGATTCCGGCACTGCTGGCCGGCACCTATGCGGGCATCGCCAATGTCGACCCGCTGGTGGTCGACGCGGCTCGGGCGATGGGCATGACCGAGTCGCAGGTGTTGCTGCGTGTCGAGCTACCCAACGCGCTGCCCTTGCTACTCGGCGGCCTGCGTAGCGCGACGCTCCAGGTCGTCGCCACTACCACGGTGGCCGCGTATGCCAGCCTCGGCGGGCTGGGTCGCTACCTGATCGACGGGATCAAGGAACGCCAGTTCCACCTCGCACTCGTAGGAGCGTTGATGGTGGCGGCATTGGCGCTGATTCTGGACTGCCTGCTCGCGCTGGTGGTGTGGGCGTCGGTCCCCGGCACCGGCCGGCTGCGGCGGGCTGCGACGGGGCGCGGGGACTCGCACAAGGACGCAGTTGCAGACAATCCCGGCGCCACCGATGAACACGTCTTACGGTAG
- a CDS encoding ABC transporter permease has protein sequence MHYLITHRDAAWALTVVHLRLSLVPVLIGLAIAVPWGLLVRRARIPRWLTTTAASLVFTIPSLALFVVLPLIIGTRILDEANVIVALSAYTTALLVRAVLEALDAVPAQVRDAATAVGYSALTRMMKVELPLSIPVLTAGLRVVVVTNIAMVSVGSVIGIGGLGTWFTTGYQTNKSDQIIAAIIAMLLLAVVIDMLINLAGRLATPWERQQRKTRRRRQVAAPIAGGTR, from the coding sequence GTGCACTACCTGATCACGCATCGCGACGCCGCCTGGGCGCTGACTGTCGTCCATCTACGGCTGTCCCTAGTGCCGGTACTGATCGGGTTGGCGATAGCGGTGCCCTGGGGCCTGCTGGTGCGGCGCGCGCGGATACCCCGCTGGCTGACGACGACGGCGGCCAGCCTGGTGTTCACCATCCCCTCACTGGCGCTGTTCGTGGTATTGCCCCTGATCATCGGAACCCGGATCCTCGACGAGGCCAACGTCATCGTGGCGTTGAGCGCCTACACCACGGCGTTGCTGGTGCGCGCGGTGCTGGAGGCGCTCGACGCGGTGCCGGCGCAGGTACGCGACGCGGCCACCGCGGTCGGCTACTCGGCGCTCACCCGGATGATGAAGGTCGAACTGCCACTATCTATCCCGGTCTTGACCGCCGGGTTGCGCGTGGTCGTCGTGACCAATATCGCGATGGTGTCGGTAGGTTCGGTGATCGGCATTGGGGGCCTGGGTACCTGGTTCACTACCGGGTACCAGACCAACAAGAGCGATCAAATCATCGCCGCTATCATCGCGATGCTTCTGCTGGCGGTCGTTATCGACATGCTGATCAACCTGGCCGGGCGGCTGGCCACGCCCTGGGAGCGCCAGCAACGCAAGACCCGTCGGCGCCGTCAGGTCGCGGCCCCGATCGCCGGCGGCACGCGATGA
- a CDS encoding ABC transporter ATP-binding protein, translating to MISFDKAAKVWADGTTVVDRLSLRVPDGMLTVFVGPSGCGKTTALRMINRMIDPTSGTVTVNGTDVAGVNPVRLRLGIGYVIQNAGLMPHQRAIDNVATVPVLKGQSRRAARKAAYEVLERVGLDPKVATRYPAQLSGGEQQRVGVARALAADPPILLMDEPFSAVDPVVRHDLQNEILRLQSELHKTIVFVTHDIDEAFKLADLIAVFAPGGSLQQYGEPTRLLSRPANEFVSNFIGLGRGYRWLQFFDSRRLPIHDIERIARTTIEAAHFTGAWALVVADDGAPVGWIDADGLRRHRGGAALSECMTVVGSVFGPNGNLSQALDAALSSPTDVGVAVDGDGKVVGGVRAADVLAAAEEGKKSNGSADPCTT from the coding sequence TTGATCAGCTTCGACAAGGCCGCCAAGGTATGGGCCGACGGCACCACCGTCGTCGACCGATTGAGCTTGCGGGTCCCCGACGGCATGCTGACCGTGTTCGTCGGCCCGTCCGGATGTGGCAAGACGACGGCACTGCGAATGATCAACCGGATGATCGATCCAACGTCTGGCACGGTCACCGTCAACGGCACGGACGTCGCAGGCGTCAACCCGGTGCGGCTGCGTCTGGGAATTGGCTACGTCATCCAGAATGCGGGATTGATGCCCCATCAACGCGCCATCGACAATGTTGCGACCGTGCCGGTGCTGAAGGGGCAGTCGCGACGTGCCGCCCGCAAAGCCGCCTACGAAGTGCTCGAGCGCGTCGGCCTGGACCCCAAGGTCGCCACCCGCTACCCGGCTCAGCTGTCCGGCGGCGAACAGCAACGCGTCGGCGTGGCCCGGGCGCTCGCGGCCGACCCGCCGATCCTGCTGATGGACGAGCCGTTCTCTGCGGTCGACCCGGTGGTGCGCCACGATTTGCAAAACGAAATATTGCGTCTGCAAAGCGAATTGCACAAGACCATCGTGTTCGTCACCCACGACATCGACGAGGCGTTCAAGCTCGCCGACCTCATCGCGGTGTTCGCGCCGGGCGGGTCGCTGCAGCAGTACGGTGAGCCCACCCGGTTACTGTCGCGTCCCGCGAACGAGTTCGTGTCGAACTTCATCGGTCTCGGCCGCGGCTATCGCTGGCTACAGTTCTTCGACAGCCGAAGGCTGCCCATCCACGACATCGAACGGATCGCCCGGACCACGATCGAGGCGGCGCACTTCACCGGCGCCTGGGCACTGGTCGTCGCCGACGACGGTGCGCCCGTGGGTTGGATCGACGCCGACGGCCTGCGGCGGCACCGAGGCGGCGCAGCGCTGTCGGAGTGCATGACCGTCGTCGGATCGGTGTTCGGCCCGAACGGGAACCTGAGCCAGGCGTTGGACGCGGCGCTGTCCTCGCCCACGGATGTGGGTGTTGCCGTCGACGGCGACGGCAAGGTCGTCGGCGGGGTACGGGCTGCTGACGTACTCGCCGCAGCTGAAGAAGGCAAGAAGTCCAACGGCAGCGCTGACCCGTGCACTACCTGA
- a CDS encoding ABC transporter substrate-binding protein translates to MRMLRRTRRGTLCAALVLVTVYLVAACATCDPLGGAAGSTRSIVVGSADFPESEIIGEIYAQVLRANDFDVGRRIGIGSRETYIPALKDHSIDLVPEYIGNLLLYFEPDSIATTLDAVELELYQRLPGDLSILMPSPASDTDTVAVTRATASAWNLTTIADLAAHSADVKFAAPSAFQMRTEGLPGLRQKYGLDIRPGNFMAINDGGGAVTVRALVDGTVTAANIFSTSAAILQYDLVVLEDPANNFLAGNIVPLVNSQKKSDRLKDVLDAVSAKLTTEDVAELNAAVSGNTGIDPDEAARKWLQDNGFNHPIQR, encoded by the coding sequence ATGAGGATGCTGCGGCGCACGCGTCGCGGGACACTATGCGCCGCGTTGGTCCTCGTCACGGTGTACCTTGTTGCGGCCTGTGCAACGTGCGACCCGCTGGGGGGCGCTGCGGGAAGCACGCGTTCGATCGTGGTCGGATCGGCGGACTTCCCGGAATCTGAGATAATCGGCGAGATCTACGCACAAGTATTGCGGGCCAACGACTTTGATGTCGGTCGCAGGATAGGCATTGGTAGCCGCGAAACATACATTCCAGCACTGAAGGACCACTCCATCGATTTGGTTCCGGAGTACATCGGCAATCTGTTGTTGTACTTTGAACCCGATTCCATCGCGACCACCCTTGACGCTGTGGAATTAGAGCTCTACCAGCGATTGCCCGGTGACTTGTCCATCTTGATGCCCTCGCCGGCCAGCGATACCGACACGGTCGCCGTCACCCGCGCCACCGCCAGCGCGTGGAATCTGACAACGATCGCGGACTTGGCAGCGCACTCTGCGGATGTGAAGTTTGCCGCGCCCTCAGCGTTCCAGATGAGGACGGAGGGATTGCCCGGACTGCGCCAGAAGTATGGACTCGACATCCGACCGGGCAACTTCATGGCCATCAATGACGGCGGCGGGGCGGTGACAGTGCGGGCGCTGGTGGACGGAACAGTCACGGCCGCAAACATCTTCAGCACGTCTGCGGCGATCCTTCAGTACGACCTGGTGGTGCTGGAGGATCCAGCGAACAATTTCCTGGCCGGCAACATCGTGCCCCTGGTGAATTCACAAAAGAAGTCGGATCGCCTCAAAGATGTACTCGACGCGGTATCGGCGAAGCTCACCACCGAAGATGTGGCCGAACTCAATGCCGCGGTATCGGGTAACACGGGAATCGATCCCGACGAGGCGGCGCGGAAATGGTTGCAGGACAACGGTTTCAATCACCCAATCCAGCGGTAG
- a CDS encoding LapA family protein, whose amino-acid sequence MSSNPSASPDQPRTGKPTPRPATGPAHAEPPVKFTRAGALWGALIAGFLILIVLLIFIAQNTTSTLFTFLGWHWHLPLGVAILLAAVGGGLLTVAVGTARILQLRREAKKNRAAALRTS is encoded by the coding sequence ATGAGCAGCAATCCTTCTGCCTCGCCCGATCAACCACGGACCGGAAAGCCGACACCGCGCCCCGCAACTGGACCGGCACACGCGGAACCACCGGTCAAATTCACCCGCGCCGGCGCCCTGTGGGGAGCATTGATCGCTGGCTTCCTGATTCTGATCGTACTGCTGATCTTCATTGCCCAGAACACCACGTCAACACTGTTCACATTCCTGGGTTGGCACTGGCACCTGCCGCTCGGGGTGGCCATCTTGCTGGCGGCCGTGGGCGGCGGGCTGCTCACCGTCGCGGTTGGTACGGCCCGAATCCTCCAGTTGCGCCGGGAGGCCAAGAAGAACCGCGCGGCAGCTCTGCGCACGAGCTAA
- a CDS encoding phosphotransferase family protein, whose product MTSADRLDGLDLIALDGYLRSQGLPRDGELRGELISGGRSNLTYRVCDNATDWLVRRPPLHGLTPSAHDMAREYKVVAALQDTPVPVARTIALCEDNSVLGAPFQVVEFVSGRVVRRRAELEALGGPSVIDGCVDALIRVLVDLHSVDPNAVGLGDFGKPHGYLERQVRRWGSQWDLVRLPEDRRDADVGRLHSALQQAIPQQSRTSIVHGDYRIDNTILDADDPTRVCAVVDWELSTLGDPLSDAALMCVYRDPALDLIVNAQAAWTSPLLPTADELADRYSLVSGLSLGHWEFYLALAYFKLAIIAAGIDFRRRMSEEAEGKGETPEGAPEVVAPLIARGLTEIAKPVP is encoded by the coding sequence GTGACTTCGGCTGATCGACTCGACGGGCTCGACCTGATTGCCCTGGACGGGTATCTGCGCTCGCAAGGCCTCCCTCGCGACGGCGAGCTGCGAGGTGAACTGATCTCCGGCGGCCGCTCCAACCTGACATACCGGGTTTGCGACAACGCGACGGATTGGCTGGTACGCCGCCCGCCACTGCACGGATTGACGCCGTCGGCCCATGACATGGCCCGCGAATACAAAGTTGTTGCCGCGCTGCAGGACACGCCGGTCCCCGTAGCGCGCACAATTGCCCTGTGTGAAGACAACTCGGTGCTGGGCGCGCCGTTTCAGGTCGTGGAGTTCGTTTCCGGCCGGGTGGTGCGCCGCCGCGCCGAACTGGAAGCGCTTGGCGGCCCGTCGGTCATCGACGGCTGCGTTGACGCGCTGATCCGGGTCCTCGTCGATTTGCACAGCGTCGACCCGAACGCCGTGGGGCTCGGTGATTTTGGCAAGCCCCATGGCTACCTGGAACGCCAGGTGCGGCGCTGGGGCTCGCAGTGGGACCTGGTACGCCTGCCCGAGGACCGCCGCGACGCTGACGTCGGGCGATTGCATTCGGCTCTGCAGCAAGCCATTCCGCAGCAGAGCCGTACCTCGATCGTGCATGGTGACTACCGGATCGACAACACCATCCTGGACGCCGACGACCCGACGCGGGTGTGCGCGGTCGTTGACTGGGAGCTTTCGACGCTGGGGGACCCGCTCAGCGACGCGGCCCTGATGTGCGTGTACCGCGACCCCGCGCTCGACCTGATCGTCAACGCGCAGGCGGCCTGGACGTCGCCGCTACTGCCGACGGCCGACGAGCTGGCCGACCGCTACTCATTGGTATCTGGGCTGTCGCTGGGGCATTGGGAGTTTTACCTGGCGCTGGCGTACTTCAAGCTCGCCATTATCGCCGCCGGTATCGACTTCCGCAGACGCATGTCGGAGGAGGCTGAAGGCAAAGGCGAAACACCGGAGGGGGCGCCCGAAGTAGTGGCGCCGTTGATCGCCCGCGGACTCACCGAGATCGCCAAGCCGGTCCCTTAG
- a CDS encoding histidine phosphatase family protein — protein MQLLLIRHALPLRSEHGEGSDPDLSDAGVAQVTRLPEALARFPISRVVSSPQRRALQTAEPVAAARKLAVDVDDRFAEYDRDLPRYIPVEQIRDEFPQDWARMAQGHLPSAVDENRFRARVRAAVDDVVAAAGPEDTVAAFSHGGVINAVLHEILGTARLLSFPVDYASVTRLLFSRSGQATVATVNSVEHVWDLLPRNQRPLGDPPLRAGREP, from the coding sequence ATGCAACTGCTTCTGATACGGCACGCGTTACCGCTGCGCAGCGAACACGGTGAGGGGTCCGATCCGGACCTGTCGGATGCCGGTGTGGCGCAGGTCACGCGACTCCCCGAGGCGCTTGCCAGGTTTCCCATTTCCCGGGTGGTCAGCAGCCCGCAGCGTCGCGCCCTGCAGACGGCCGAACCGGTCGCGGCGGCGCGCAAGCTGGCCGTGGACGTCGACGATCGGTTCGCCGAATATGATCGCGACCTTCCCCGGTACATCCCGGTCGAGCAGATCCGTGACGAATTCCCGCAGGACTGGGCGCGCATGGCCCAGGGGCATCTACCCAGCGCCGTCGACGAAAACAGATTTCGCGCCCGGGTGCGTGCCGCGGTCGACGACGTGGTCGCAGCCGCCGGCCCCGAGGACACCGTCGCGGCCTTTAGCCACGGCGGCGTGATCAACGCGGTCTTGCACGAGATTCTGGGCACGGCACGACTGTTGTCTTTTCCGGTCGACTATGCCTCGGTAACCCGCCTGTTGTTCTCTCGGTCTGGTCAGGCGACGGTCGCAACGGTCAACTCCGTTGAACATGTGTGGGACCTGTTGCCGCGAAACCAGCGACCGCTCGGCGACCCACCGCTGCGTGCGGGCCGTGAGCCCTGA
- a CDS encoding phosphotransferase family protein encodes MATNVTQPDAAILGRWLDSNHAPGIGEFPTLERLSGGSQNTLYLIRRGGEQDADEDRAHMVLRMPGPRADSARMDGLLREIRLVRALSGTDVPHAELIAADETGSVLGMPCYVMRAIDGWSPMDGGWPAPFDIDLDARRGLAFELVEGAAKLGRVDWRGRGLVGFGRPDGFHARQVDRWLTFLEAYRVRELPGLNDAADWLRRNQPKHYIPGIMHGDYQFANVMFQHGKPARLAAIVDWEMTTIGDPLLDLAWALLGYDGEYPRTAGFYLDLRGMPRRSELLDHYESVSGVSTEHIDYYLVLANWKLGIVLEKTYAAGVRSGPQDRGIDPKITEAFGPMILRLIATAAELARTLPTKER; translated from the coding sequence GTGGCTACCAACGTAACCCAACCGGACGCGGCCATCCTCGGTCGCTGGCTCGACAGCAACCACGCGCCGGGCATCGGCGAATTTCCGACATTGGAGCGGCTGAGCGGCGGCTCACAGAACACGCTGTACCTGATTCGCCGCGGCGGAGAACAAGACGCGGACGAAGACCGCGCGCACATGGTGCTGCGCATGCCCGGCCCACGCGCCGACTCCGCCCGGATGGACGGCTTGCTTCGGGAGATCCGGCTGGTGCGGGCGCTGTCCGGCACCGACGTGCCGCACGCGGAGCTGATCGCGGCCGACGAGACGGGATCGGTGCTCGGCATGCCGTGCTATGTGATGCGGGCAATAGACGGGTGGAGCCCGATGGATGGTGGTTGGCCTGCGCCTTTCGATATCGATCTCGACGCCCGGCGCGGGCTGGCATTCGAGCTCGTTGAGGGTGCCGCCAAGCTGGGCCGGGTGGATTGGCGCGGGCGGGGTCTGGTCGGGTTTGGTCGCCCGGATGGATTTCACGCGCGCCAGGTCGATCGCTGGCTGACTTTTCTCGAGGCCTATCGAGTGCGCGAACTCCCCGGCTTGAACGACGCCGCGGACTGGCTGCGTCGCAACCAACCCAAGCACTACATTCCGGGCATCATGCACGGCGACTACCAATTCGCCAACGTGATGTTCCAACACGGAAAGCCGGCTCGATTGGCCGCGATAGTGGACTGGGAGATGACGACGATCGGCGACCCGCTGTTGGACCTTGCCTGGGCGCTGTTGGGCTACGACGGCGAATATCCCCGCACCGCAGGGTTTTATCTGGACTTGCGGGGCATGCCACGGCGCAGCGAATTGCTCGACCACTATGAGAGTGTCAGTGGAGTTAGCACCGAACACATCGACTACTACCTCGTGCTGGCCAATTGGAAGTTGGGGATCGTGCTCGAGAAGACCTACGCGGCCGGGGTACGCAGCGGCCCCCAAGATAGGGGGATTGATCCCAAGATCACCGAAGCGTTCGGGCCGATGATTCTGCGGCTCATCGCTACCGCCGCCGAACTCGCCCGAACACTGCCGACCAAGGAACGCTGA
- a CDS encoding SDR family NAD(P)-dependent oxidoreductase, whose translation MGYADALFDLTDRVVLITGGSRGLGREMAFGAARCGADVVIASRNIDTCQATATQIQDETGRAAMAYQVHVGRWDQLDGLVAATYKRFGTVDTLINNAGMSPLYDTLTDVTEKLFDAVINLNLKGPFRLSALVGERMVAAGGGSIINVSSTGSLRPGADIIPYAAAKAGLNAMTEGLARAFAPTVRVNTLMAGPFLTDVSKSWSLEAAAENPFAHLSLQRAGDPPEIVGAALFLASDASSFTTGSIVRADGGIA comes from the coding sequence ATGGGTTATGCCGATGCGCTTTTCGATCTCACCGACCGGGTGGTGCTGATCACCGGCGGCAGCCGCGGGCTGGGCCGGGAGATGGCGTTCGGCGCCGCCCGCTGTGGCGCCGACGTGGTGATCGCCAGCCGCAACATCGACACTTGCCAAGCCACGGCGACTCAAATCCAGGACGAGACCGGCCGCGCGGCCATGGCCTATCAAGTCCACGTGGGACGCTGGGATCAACTTGACGGACTGGTGGCGGCCACTTACAAGCGGTTCGGCACGGTCGACACGCTGATCAACAACGCGGGCATGTCACCGCTCTACGACACGCTGACCGACGTCACCGAGAAGCTGTTCGACGCGGTGATCAACCTCAATCTCAAGGGTCCCTTCCGGCTGTCGGCGTTGGTGGGCGAGCGGATGGTGGCGGCCGGCGGGGGGTCAATCATCAATGTGAGTTCTACCGGTTCACTGCGCCCCGGGGCCGACATCATTCCCTACGCCGCCGCCAAGGCCGGTCTTAACGCCATGACCGAGGGTCTGGCGCGGGCATTCGCCCCCACCGTGCGAGTCAACACCCTGATGGCGGGACCGTTCCTGACCGACGTCAGCAAGTCCTGGAGTCTTGAGGCGGCCGCCGAGAACCCGTTCGCGCACCTCTCGTTGCAGCGGGCCGGGGACCCGCCCGAAATCGTCGGAGCTGCGCTGTTTCTGGCATCCGACGCATCCAGTTTCACCACCGGTTCGATCGTGCGAGCCGATGGCGGCATCGCCTGA